CGCCTGCAACAAAGCCGATTACTATCGAAGCTATCGGATTAACGAATCCTGATGCGGGGGTTATCGCGACAAGCCCTGCAACGGCGCCCGAAACCATGCCCAAGGTTGTGGGTTTTCCGCTTCTTATCCATTCGGCAATCATCCAGCCCAAAGCCGCCGCAGCTGTGGCGGTATTCGTTACCAAAAATGCGGATGTCGCAAGCGGACTGGCTTCCAGCGCGCTTCCCGCATTAAAACCGAACCATCCGAACCATAAAAGAGCTCCGCCCAATATCGTATAACCCAGCTGGTTCGGCTGAACTATGTTTTCCTTCATATATCCTTTTCTTTTTCCCAGAACAAGCGCGCCTGCAAGTCCGGCAACACCGGAATCGATATGGACGACGGTTCCGCCCGCAAAATCGAGGGCGCCCATTTTTTGGAATATTCCTCCTATCCCCCAAACCGCCTGAGCTACCGGGGCATAAACCACGGTAAGCCATACTATCGTAAAAACAACCCATGAAGAAAACTTTATTCTTTCGACGAGCGAACCGCTTACCAACGCAACCGTTATTATCGCGAACATCAATTGAAACATAACATAAATATATGAAGGTATCGTACCGTCATATCTTGAATGCTGTACTTCCTTCATTGCAAATAAACCGATATACTTAAAATTTCCGATAATCCCGCCAAAAGCATCCGGTCCGAAAGCCAAAGAATAACCCCATAAAATCCAGATAACGCTAACCGTACAAATTGTAATAAAACTGAGCGATATAGTATTTAAAACATTTTTTCTCCTGACCATACCGCCGTAATAAAAGCCAAGCCCCGGCGTCATAATCAATACGAGAGCCGTTGAAGCCAGAACCCATGCGGTATTGCCCGCGCTGAATGCCGGAACCTTGGAAGCGGCGGCAAAAACAGGGCTTACCCATGAAAATAAAACTAAAGACAGACCGCCTATTAACGACCATGCGAATGTTAACGGACTTAACGGTATTTTAAAATTTTTAAAATATTTAAGCAGATTCAGATTCATAATTTTTCCTTTTTCCTCCTTCAAATTTATAATTTATCTGGATTATCGCTTCGCTCTCGGCTTTCAGCCTCGTGAAGTTTCTCCTAAACTTTCCCGCTTTCGCAGGAACGACAGTTTATTTTTCCTGCAAACCAACCGCAAACTAAATAGCCAACTCCCCTTTTTCTCCGGTTCTTATCCTTACAACCTCTTCTACCGGCGATACGAATATCTTTCCGTCCCCGATATTGCCCGTCTTTGCGCTTTTTTCGACAGCCGAGATTATATCTCCCGCGACCTCGTCGGAACATATTATCTCGAGCTTTGCCTTGGGGACGAAATCAACCCTATATTCGGCGCCTCTATACAGTTCCGTATGACCTTTCTGCCTTCCAAAGCCCTTAACCTCCGTAACGGTTATTCCGTGTATTCCTATTTTGTTAAGCGCTTCTTTCACATCGTCGAGTTTAAAAGGTTTAATTATAGCTTCAATCTTTTTCATTTTTTCACCTCCTTTTTTTAAAAACTGTATAAAACCATTAAATTCATTGTATTTTGCTGCGAATGGGTCGGGTTGCCCGCTGAATCTAAATAAACATCGTGATTTGCCCCTTGATGCTCAAGCTCAAACCTGAACTGTATATTTTTAAACCCTTTAAAAGACGGCGTATAGGCAAGCGTCAATGTAGAATCGATATATGTATAGCCCGTTCCGGGGGTGCTCGTCATCTCCCATAAACCGTTCTGGTCATATGCGGCTACTTCTCTTAAGGTTTCCGCCACCTGTCCAAAGCCGTAAGTCTGCTGGTGATGAATGTAGCCCGCAATTCCGGAAAATCTCGATTTATCATAAGTCGAGTTCGAGGTTTGAACCAAAGCAGGATAGACAACATTAGCCGGCGGTATTCCTATTCCGTTATCTGCGAATACCGAATTACTTATTCCGCCTCCTAAACCCAGCTCATAATCCAAAACAAAAGACCAGTCGTTGGTTGGGCTGTATTGCGCATCTATATAACTGTAAACCGATTTATTCAAGTTATCCTGATACAAAGTATTATTTGCTATAAAATAACTGTTTGCTCCGTAGATAAACCCTCCGTTAAATGTTAGCGGGCTGACAGGGGTATAGCTTTCGTTCAGCTCTATAACAGGCAAATTATCTATCGGGCTTACGGCATTTATCGTATTTGCTATTCCAAGAGTCGATGTCAGCTGAGGGATAAAGTTATAGGTGAAAAACACGCCGGTCAAGGTTGACGGCTCTGCGGCATCGAGAAGCGAATATGTATCGTTCCAGTTTCTTATCGGATTAAACGCCTCGAAGCCCAGAAGTTCGTTTTCCTTTCCGATATGGATATCGAGCCCGCTTCCTACAGGCAGGTTTATGTTAATATATGCTTTCCTTATGTCGTAAGGCGTTCTTTGCTGAAAAGGCTCGGTAAAATAGGACAGGTTGCCGTAATAAGCCTTATAAAACTGGATATTCTGCCCAAAATCCAGCGATATATGAAAACCGACGCCGTAAGGATTGGAAGAAGTCCCCGGCGAACGCCTGAGCGTTATATCGGCATTATTGACCGCGAAACCGTCGGACTGCCAGTTATCGCCGTAATTGCCGTTATAGCCTGTTGATTTCGCAAAGTTGTATGTATAAGACGATACTAAGGTGCCTAAGAGCTGGATGTTCGAAAAATAAGAAGAAGCGCTGTCCGCGTAAGAATTTTTGACGGTTGCAGCCGTTAAAAAGATGCTGAAAAGCAAAAAACTAAAGAATGTTGCTAATTTTAACTTAATTCTCATAAAATAATTCTCCCGATTAATGATTGACCCAAATACAGATTTAGAAAATATTTATAAGTTTTAATGCTAAATAACACTGGATTCCCGCTTTCGCGGGAATGACACCTAACGGGTGAAATGATAAATCACTGCATTGTCATTCCCGCAAAAGCGGGAATCCAGAGTATAAAATCCTAAATCTGGATTTGGGATTAATTAACAATTTTACATTTTTACATTCATTTGAAACAAATTTACCGGCGCCGGTCAAAACCCTGAAAATTTACAATTGGAGGTAAAGCTAAAGGGTTACAATATGATAAGCAAAACTTATGCCAGATTAAAAAAGCTGGATTTAATACAGTTTTGCAGATAAATAAGGCTGGATTAATTTAAAATATGCTATAAAAATAGTCATATTAATAAAACATCTTTTTATTGATTAATTTTTAGGCAAAAAATGGATAAAAAGCCGCGCCATTCTTTTTTGCAGATTTCTCCTGCTCATGCCGATATTTTCAGCTGTTTTTGTAATATTATTATCGTTTTCTTTAAGCTTGCTCGTTAAATAGCGTTTTTCAAATGCCTCTTTTGCTTCCTTGAAGGAATTTATATCTCTGCCGGCATATTTTTCAATATCGTTTTTATTGTTATCTTTATTAATGCTAATGCTGTATTCATCATTTTTAATTTTTAATTCGTTCAGCACATCCTCTTCGGTTATTTTATTTTGCGAATTAAAAATGGAAAACCTTTCGATAATATTTTTTAATTCCCTGACATTGCCCGGCCAATCATAATTTTTCAACACATTCATCGCGCGTTCGTCTATTTCCAACATCTGCGCCTTTCCGAAACTTTTAATGAAATAATTAATCAATAAAGGAATATCTTCCCTTCTATCCCTTAAGGGCGGAATAAAAAACGGGATAACATTCAGCCTGTAAAATAAATCGCTTCTGAACCTGCCCGCCGCCATCTCCTTTTCGAGGTCTTTATTTGTCGCGGCTATAACCCTCGTATCTGTCTCGACCTCCGTTTCGCCGCCGACCCTTTGAAATTTCTTATCCTGTAAAACCCTTAAAACTTTTGACTGCATCCTTAAACTCATATCCCCTATTTCATCGAGAAATAATGTTCCGCCGTCGGCAAGTTCGAATTTCCCCCTTTTTTTACTATTAGCGCCTGTAAAAGCTCCCTTTTCGTATCCAAAAATCTCGCTTTCTATGAGTTCTTCGGGTATGGCGGCGCAATTAATTGCAATGAAAGGCTCTTCTTTCCTTGAACTGCTTAAATGGAGCGCCCTTGCGACCATCTCTTTTCCTGTTCCGTTTTCTCCCGTAATTAAAACGGGTGCCTCAGCCTGTGCCGCCTTCAATATTTTTTCTTTTAAAAACTTAATGCTATCGGACTCCCCTATAAGTTCAAAACCGCCCGAAAGGCTGTTTGCCATTATTATCTTTTTTTCGCTGACGCTGTTGTATTTAACGGCATTTTCGACGGCGATAAGAACCCTGTCGAGCGATAAGGGTTTTTCTATAAAATCATACGCTCCCATTTTTATGGTTTTTATGGCGGTATCGATATCGGAATGGCCTGAAATCATAATAACGGGGATATTTTTATTTGCTTTAACCATATCGTTCAAAATACTGACCCCGTCTCTGCCCGGAAGCCAGATGTCTAATAAAACCGCATTTGGAGAGATTTCGTTAAAAGCCTTGAAACCAGCTTCGCCGCTTCCTTCCGATATGACTTTGTATCCCTCGTCCGTCAAAATACCTTCCAGAGACTTTCTTATGCTTTCTTCATCGTCTATTATTAAAATAAGTTTCACTTTATTTTCACCCTCCCCTCGCCAGGCTTTAATTCTATGATAAAACTTGCCCCGCCGTCTTCGTTGTTTTCCGCTCTTATCTGAGCGTTGTTCTCGACCATTA
This is a stretch of genomic DNA from Candidatus Acidulodesulfobacterium ferriphilum. It encodes these proteins:
- a CDS encoding ammonium transporter is translated as MNLNLLKYFKNFKIPLSPLTFAWSLIGGLSLVLFSWVSPVFAAASKVPAFSAGNTAWVLASTALVLIMTPGLGFYYGGMVRRKNVLNTISLSFITICTVSVIWILWGYSLAFGPDAFGGIIGNFKYIGLFAMKEVQHSRYDGTIPSYIYVMFQLMFAIITVALVSGSLVERIKFSSWVVFTIVWLTVVYAPVAQAVWGIGGIFQKMGALDFAGGTVVHIDSGVAGLAGALVLGKRKGYMKENIVQPNQLGYTILGGALLWFGWFGFNAGSALEASPLATSAFLVTNTATAAAALGWMIAEWIRSGKPTTLGMVSGAVAGLVAITPASGFVNPIASIVIGFVAGVICYSMVVYVKPKLGYDDALDAFNVHAIGGAWGALATGLFADPLINSAGRGLFYGNPGQMWIQFLTVITVAAYSFTMSYIIFKVIDKVMGLRVDKETEAMGLDITQHDEAGYNF
- a CDS encoding sigma-54-dependent Fis family transcriptional regulator yields the protein MKLILIIDDEESIRKSLEGILTDEGYKVISEGSGEAGFKAFNEISPNAVLLDIWLPGRDGVSILNDMVKANKNIPVIMISGHSDIDTAIKTIKMGAYDFIEKPLSLDRVLIAVENAVKYNSVSEKKIIMANSLSGGFELIGESDSIKFLKEKILKAAQAEAPVLITGENGTGKEMVARALHLSSSRKEEPFIAINCAAIPEELIESEIFGYEKGAFTGANSKKRGKFELADGGTLFLDEIGDMSLRMQSKVLRVLQDKKFQRVGGETEVETDTRVIAATNKDLEKEMAAGRFRSDLFYRLNVIPFFIPPLRDRREDIPLLINYFIKSFGKAQMLEIDERAMNVLKNYDWPGNVRELKNIIERFSIFNSQNKITEEDVLNELKIKNDEYSISINKDNNKNDIEKYAGRDINSFKEAKEAFEKRYLTSKLKENDNNITKTAENIGMSRRNLQKRMARLFIHFLPKN
- a CDS encoding P-II family nitrogen regulator; protein product: MKKIEAIIKPFKLDDVKEALNKIGIHGITVTEVKGFGRQKGHTELYRGAEYRVDFVPKAKLEIICSDEVAGDIISAVEKSAKTGNIGDGKIFVSPVEEVVRIRTGEKGELAI